In the genome of Doryrhamphus excisus isolate RoL2022-K1 chromosome 11, RoL_Dexc_1.0, whole genome shotgun sequence, the window TGGTCCATATCTGTTTTATTTGTctcaaaaaatgtccaaaaactgTCCAATCAGATTGCGCTGATGTAACTCATAGCCACCAGAGGGCATATTCTCACACTAGCAAGGGACAACTGCACCATGATGCTGTGTTATTAAagtcaataaatatatatccatccatccattttcctccgcgggggcagcagtcttagtagggaagcccagacttcccgatccccggccacctcctccagctccaccgggaagacaccaaggcgttcccaggccgggctctgagacataatccctccagcgtgtcctaggtctgccacggggccttttcccggctgggcatgcccggaacacctcaccagggaggtgtccgggaggcatccggactagatgcccgagccacctcaactgactcttctcgatgtgaaggagaagcctcccggatgactgagctcctcaccctatctcttagtataaatataataatgtataaatatatacattcttTATATTTTAGCTCATTGACAGCACTCCGAGCATTCATATACACTTTGGAGTGGATCGATATATGTCTCCCGTTTCTATTATATAACCAGATCCACGCCGGAGTCTAATGAGCCGTTGTAAAGGCCAAACACAACCTCCTCACTCTCTGGAGACAAACAAACTGtgtcagtttttatttttaaaccctCATTAGCTCCACTGCTAGCGCAGCTTACACGCGCAGATCAGAAAAGCGACAACAACAACTCCCGCCGCCAAGGTGACTGCACCTCGCCAGAGGCCCCGCTTTTGTGAGGTTTGACTAAAGCTGTCATGTGTGATGCAGCAGGTTCCAGAAGCTGCAGAGATGAAGGCCGTCCCTCCGAGGCAGAAGGCACGTCAGTCAGTCTGTCCGTTCCTCATGCCCACCATCCACTTTAATTTACTCACATGTTATGTTCAGGCTAGACTGTTTTTTTTGAgttcttgtgtgtttttattacaacaGCCGTGAGAAAAACTGTGCCGTCACGTTTTTCATCTCATTGTTTGACTTGGCTTTTAATGCGTCAGAGTGGAAACGTTATTTGTGTGACAGCTGTCTCTCTATCCTCAAACAGGACGACTACATTCCCTATCCGAGTATCGAGGAGGTGAGGCTCTTCCTTatgaatatcattcattcattcattttctaccactttttcctcacgagggtcgcgggcatgctggagcctatcccagctgtcttcggacgagaggcggggtacaccctggactggtcgccagccaatcacaaggcacatatagacaaacaaccattcacactcacattcatacctatggacaatttggagtcgccaattaacctagcatgtttttggaatgtgggaggaaaaaacccggagaaaacccacgcatgcacggggagaacatgcaaacttcacatagagatggccgagggtggacttatgaatatcatttaaaaaataatcttGCTTTCATTGAAGAGATGCTCCACTGTTTTTGTGTGGATGCAGGTGTTAGAGAAGGGAGGCCCCTACCCTCAGGTCATCCTTCCCCAATTTGGAGGATACTGGATCGAGAACCCAGAGCAACCTCCCCCGCCCGCGCCTCCTCCCACctccaaagaggaggaggaggagcgacgAGCAGAAGCTCGGGACGCAGGCTGTGGGTATCGCCTGGAAGAGACCAACGAGGCCGCACGAGCATACAGGAAGTACTTCTTGGGCAAGGTGAGATTACGGACTTTAACGTGGAGCATCAGATTTTGTGGATGTTTGCAACCCGACCCTAAAAGCTAAAGGCATCTGTGATTTCATTAAATGGGAAATAATGACGCTTTACCAAGATACCGGCTTTTGTAAACCTCTTGGAGGCACATTTTGTACTTCTCAGCTGCCGTTTTGTTAATAATCGTAATATTTGGTAAGGTCAAATCTACAGGTACAGTTTGTTTTGCGAGGGAACGGGAATGACTGAgtcatatagagcagctacacacaataacccacacagaaaacattttagatcttccagtatctgcacctattccagccatATTTCCTTTCAGTTGTGCTTCCTGCAAAATtggcctgttttaatttattccacccacagcccgcctctgggcatgcccactccactgtgattggtcacacgcccaaagtgcttcctatcaatgaaccatataaggaagtcctctcctctgtgacatcacaaaggggcagtttaaccacgccttctgaaaccgagcattttgagccatcacaaacgtctttcagggctcacttaatTTATGACGTTTGACACCCTGAGACTGAGACCGAAAGATGGAAAAAgtaaaagatgaaaatattagcaaattttccagaaaattcTTCCGTGATTTGTCGAAATATTGACTACTGCTCAGTCAGTCCTGGATCAAAACCAGTCGTCTTATATGCTGCCAAATGCTCTGCAATTTCATTTCACAACACTACAAATTAAAACCGACTAAATTGGAGCACGAGAAAGTATTTCATGACATGATTGATTAAAATATCGTCACTGTCTCTTACAGGAACATTTAAACTTCTCTTGCTCGTCCAGCAGTGTGGGAAACCTTCTCCTGTCCGTAAGACATGAAGAAGACAATCAGCAGGAGCACCTTCACGTCATCATCCGGTACATACATTGTTCCGTACATTGAAAGCCTTGATTGACAAGTGTGTCCCAGTATTTTTGTCCATACATTGAATAGGAGTTCATCGTATAGCTCTTGGTGATGGGTATTAGCAAGTGTGCTGTTCTGCTCCATCAGGTCTCGAGTGAAGACAATCTATCAGCACTTGTCAGTGACTGATTTGCCAGATATCCCCAGTGTCCAAGAGCTGGCTaaggtacacaaacacacacacacacacacacacacacacacacacatatagaacGTCCATCTTCTGATGCCTGCTTTTGGTGATCAAATATGCATCTTCATGTGTGTCCTTTTCTTGCAGCTGCTGTGTGACGACGCAGCAGGTCTACGTTTCACTCCTGTCCTATACCCGAAGGTTTGCTCAAACACTTTTAACAGGATTGACAGGACAGACTGATTgacaagacaatttttttttgttgctcatGTCTGTCTCAAGGCATCCCAGCTGATTGTCAATTACGACGAGCATGAGGTGAACAGCACGTTCAAGTTTGGAGTCATTTTTCAATGCTTTGGACAGGTAAGTCATGCAATACTTCATATGTTATGGATACACagattgatatatatataaaatatagaagATTTTTGGCTCACACggttattaaatacatttacaattcGGTTTTAGACATTACACATGCTGGATTCATAGCTTAGCTAGTCTTTTCTTCCCCTGCAGAAAGCACCATTAAACCACTTTTTGTGGTGAccattaaaaattaattcattcattttctaccgcttttcctcacaagggtcgttggGGTTGCTGGGGtacaccaaccaatcacagggcacatataaacaaacaaccattcacactcacattcatacctatggacaatttggagtcgctaattaacctagcatgtttttggaatgtgggaggaaaccggagtacccggagaaaacccacgcatgcacggggagaacatgcaaactccacacagagatggccgagggtggaattgaaccccggtctcctagctgtgaagtctgcgtgcaaaccactcgaccgaccatgcagccccaccattaaaaataaaaactattcaatttaataaatcagtaaatatgtttttgtttttgttgggcggcacggcggtcgagtggttagcgcgcagacctcacagctaagaggatcagtgttcgattccaccatcggacatctttgtgtggggtttgcatgttctccccgtgcatgcgtgggttttctccgggtactccggtttcctcccacattccaaaaacatgctaggttaattagcgactccaaattgtccataggtatgaatgtgagtgtgaatggttgtttgtctatatgtgccctgtgattggctggcgaccagtccagggtgtaccccgcctctcgcccgaagacagctgggataggctccagcacccccacgacccttgtgaggaaaaagcggtagaaactgaatgaatgttttgttgtgCAAATAGGTGGGCTACTTCTTCTGTATTGATATTTGACCATGTGGATGTCTGTCAGGTTTCCGAAGAAGAGCTGTTCAGAAACAACGAGGAAACGCCGGCGTTCCAGGAGTTTCTTCAGCTTTTAGGAGACACCGTGGAGCTGCAGGACTTTAAAGGGTCAGTAACAGGTTCATCTGCTCTCTTCAGACACTGAATGTTCCCATTTTCAGGTTTCGGGGAGGTCTGGATGTGTCCCACGGCCAGACCGGTTCTCAGTCCGTCTACACGGTCCACAGGCAGCAGGAGATCATGTTccacgtctccaccaagttgcCCTTCACCGAAGGAGACACCCAGCAGGTAACAAAGTACAAATTAAGTACTCATCTTAATCACAACTGGACAAAGAATGATGATTGTCTTTCATCTGTCTTCAGCTCCAGAGGAAGCGCCACATAGGGAATGACATTGTAGCTGTGGTGTTCCAGGAGGAGGCCACACCCTTTGTCCCAGACATGATCGCTTCCAACTTCCTTCACGCCTTTGTCCTTGTGCAGGTGGCGGATCCATGCTCTGAGAACACAAGCTACAAGGTACAGATTAGTACAGAGTATACTCTTTTTACATGCTCCTTTGCATATACTTGTGGTGTTCCCCAGGGCTCCTTTTTAGATCCTTTgtcattgttgttttattgctgaTTATTTTCAAACACAATTCAAATCAAGTTGCCAATATTCCACCTTCAAATGTAGTATCAGAAGCCTGTTCCACGCAGAGATGAAGTGAGTCTTGAGTGTTAAACTTAACACCCTTAGCGTTAGCTAAGCTTTACACACGTCAGGCATTGTCATGTCTGATTATTGTCAGGTTAACTTCATCCACGCTTGCTACACACAGCTGTGGCAATATCTTGCCTAAAAGGCACCGGCGGATTTTCTGTTTCTGATATGTTTGTCTGAGGCTCATGCTATATTACTGATTATAACTATGAtcctttgattgacaggtgtcTGTTACAGCACGGGAAGATGTACCAGCATTTGGCCCAATGCTACCAAATCCATCTGTTTTTAAGAAGGTGAGAAAATGCTAAATTGTTTAGTCACTACGAAGAAATGTgatattatgtcatattttcaggGTCCGGAGTTTAGGGAGTTTCTTCTAACTAAACTCATCAATGCAGAGCTGGCGTGTTACAAGAGTGTTCGATTCGCCCGACTGGAGGTAATCCTTAATTATTGAGGAAACAGCCTGTTTCTGTACATTTGCGGGGTTCCACTTGGGTCCTTTCTAGATCATCATTATTTCAATTGTTTTATTAGGAGCGGACTCGGGCTGCGCTTTTGGACACCCTTCAGGATGAGCTGCAGAGACGCTCCCAGAGAATGCTGGGATTGACAGCGAGTCTCGATGACGAGGCTCGAGCTGAAAATGGACATGCCCATGGAGGTCTGCTTGAATCCATCAAGgtatctaatttaaaaaaaaaatgtgattccTGTCTCCATTGTTTTAACTTTCTTCTGCCTGGTTTCAGAGGGCCATGCGAGGGCGAAGCGTTTCCATGGAGACAATGTCAAGGGGCGGTGCGGGTCTGCCTACAAGTCTGAGCGGAGGGGGGTTGGCACACAGTAGCACTGAGgtgataaatgttttttttttgtgtgttgagtTGTTATATATCTCATTCGATTTTAATTAAAGTGTTAATTGGTTTATGTGTGTTTATCAGTATTATGTGAAATCTCCGGTGAAACGACGCTCAGGTCTATTCCCTCGATTGCTGAGTGTTGACAGCCAAACAGACAAACACAGCCATAGAAGGTAACCTCATTATCtcagaatggaatggaatggaatggaatgggaatggtctttattgtcattatacaagatgtacaacgagattggagagcttctcctttcagtgcagtagtcaagtcaaaaaaaagtatataaaagtagagtaaaaaagacaatttaagaaGATATATAcgagatatatacaagatatccaaaatatacacatagtattgcacaggagcatatgcaggagcagacatattgcagatatattaattttagtgcaatgatgaaTGGGTCATATTAAATAACCTATAAAACAGCCAGAAAGACAACACTCAATGCTTTCCTGTGTATAATGTGCTTGATTTAGTTTCCTCGGTGACCAGAGGAGCTTCGACAGTTGCCCGCAGACATTGGAGGTCAAGGCGGAGCTGCCATCCAATCCCAGCTCTCCAGAGGCGGGACAACGAGACAGGTGTGTGTATATCAACTATCATAGACTCCCCAAATTGTTGTTTCCCTGGCAAAGTGTCATCATTAATCACCAGTAGGGGTTGCATCGTGGTTGTCTACGACCATACATACATTCTTGCTTACATGAGAATTCACATGTATACATCAAACGTGACtacctttcctttttttttttcagaatttgcATGAAAAAAGATAGCGGTAAAATTTCCAGATCGACTTCCAGCACATGCAGCTTCAGCCTCCCTGCTGATGACGCCCACCTGGTTAGACACACACCATTAACAACTCTTGTATCTAAACGTATTaatgcatgttttatttatgttttattttatgtgtgtgtagcTCGTCCATCCCGTGACAGGAGAGGGTCAAAGTTCAAGTCCGCTCACCGTCTGTCGAAGCCCCACAGGTAATTTGAACAGCACACGCTGAGGAATTagcaaaatgtcaaatatttacatatttacatttgtatgtgtTTCCTTACAGCTGCTTGATatcctcatcttttttttctcccttttttttcctccccaccTTCAGAGATGAAGAACAAAAACTCCCCCCGAGCTAACCTCAAGTTTCGTTTTGACAAGTTGAGCCACTCTGCTGCAGTAAGTCccaatattgtataatatgtattcagccatgtttattttgttgtttacttTGTTGACTTCTCTGCTGTTAGCAGGGACACTAGACATGCACGGACAAGGAAAAGGTACGTGCAGGATTTCTTTGTCAACAGGCCTCATATTattggaaatgtatttttttaatttaatttttatttgttgaaCAAATAATTCACATCTTAATATCTTTCACAGgggtgttttttatttaaaaaaaaataaaccaatcCCACATTCTAAGAAATATTATACATGTATGTGATGAATTATtccaatcattattattattccaatgGACAGCAATTGACAGCAGGTGCGTGGGACCAGAAAAGTAAAACAGGAATTAGCCAGGACAGAGCGAAAGCGGAAGCAATATAAAATAACAGCACGCCACccagaaataagacataaaaaaggaACCAACATTAAAAACttaattaaaaacttaaaaaccaTGACACTTTTACTAATGCTGTCTCCGTAAACTCCACTGCaaacagctttacagatgccatgtcttttttttgggtGTATTGTACATGCGGCCTGTCTGATTCTATTCTTTCACTTTTTAGAACCTGAGCGTGTTCAGCCACCATCACTGAAGACGAGGACAACGACACAGCGCACATGCTAAGACTTTTGCTATGTGACTCGAATCATTCCATCACTTTGATCACGTTGTGTTTCGGTCCACGGAAAGGGCAAATTCATGAGTCCATAAGGCGGAAATaacgctgatgatgtcataatagCGCCACCTTCCCCTCAGCAGCTTGAAGACACGTATATAAACTGTTTACCAAGTTGAAGAGGCTCAAGCAAGAAGGCTATCTGGCTGAATCATGCAAGATGTAAGAGGAGGAGGgcgtttttttgtgttacattttCAATATCTGGTACAATTACTCAATTACAATTATACAAATGTTGCAGTAAAATGATTGAAAAGTGACATTAAGAGACAGTCACAGCACCTTAGAATCCAAAGCAATGCATTTAAGCGAATACTAAGGGAATTCTTTCATCAATAATAGCAGTACAACTGCCACAGATGAATGCATTATATTGAAAAATCAGGGATAATGATGACAAGAACTGAAAGTGGAAAActatttttgtgtaaaatgtagtaataaaataatatgcagTACTTTCCCACCACAAATGGCCAtacttttgtcatttaaaaTTCAAATGTACTTCCTTGAGCAAAACGTCTAATTGCACACATAGACGACAATACACATTTTCCTCAATTACCCTAGATTTGCCTTTATTTGTTGGACACTGCTGTAAGTCATGCAAAAACTACATGTTGAACTGCCGTTTGAAGCAAAAACCAAAAGAAAGGGGATAGAAAAAATACGATTTTGCACTAAAAATGCTTCTATGTGGGCTATTATGTGTACAATAAACATccatgatgttaaaaaaatagcTGTCTTTGCACTGAAAGCACAAAGTCTCTTATGTTCCTGAATGCTGTCCATACATTTGTGTGTCTCAAGGGGATTATAAAATGTAGCATGTTTCTGTCCAGTGTCCCTTCATCCTGACACAACAATATATCAATTCTCCCATGTAGAAACGTTCAATTGTgaatttttctttcaataaagaATGTCCCTGATTGTTTCCATGAATCCAAAATGAACTGTAAAGCAGTAAAATGCAACATAGCTACACTTTAAGGCAACATAATTCAATAAAATGATTGTCACGTTCAATTGTATTGGAACGAAATGCTTGTGTTGTGCTGTTCGGAATTCCGGTGTTCATGAATGCATCTCTCCTTGAGTGTGATTGGTGGATAATGTTGCCATTGCTGGTGTGTGCGGGCTTGAGAGTGTGGCGTTTGGATAGAGCCTTTTGGCGTATCGGTGGAGAAGTTAAGCCAGCGTCGGACTATAACAGTCATTTCATGTACAAAGTCTTTTATTAAATCTTTGAAAGTAATTTACGATCTGTTTTGTTTGACACTAAATAAAATATGGGAGCTGTCCTTCCTGCCTTATTGCTACGTCCGATTGCCTCGCAGTCCGCAAACGCAACATTGAAACACCAACGAAGAAGACGCAAGAGCACAGTAGCCAGCAGTGTCATGGCGGCAGCGCGCAGCTTACGGGTGTCGGTGAAATCGGACAGTGGCTCTGACCGCTCCGAGTCCGAGTCGGACTCCGAGTCCGACAGAGGTACCCGCGGGGCCGAACCCATGGAGGTGGAAGAGGGGGAAGTGGAAGCGGACGACATCTCCGTCAACCGATCCCTGAAGGAGCTGCTGCCGGTGAGTGCCCCGGGTTGGGCCTGATCAGACTCGGCGCTGGCGTCTTCTTCGTCCCGGGGAGGTGTGCGGGGTAGCTGGCTTAGGGTAGAAGCGAACGCCGACTCGGAAGCAATAATGGGGAAATGAAAACTTCAGTTTACCGCATGTGAAGTGGATTTAGTTACTTTAACGCGTAATTAACGCGTTCCTTTCACTTGTTGCTGTTAGCATCTTGTGGAGTTGCCACCAAACTACTCGCATTTGGAAGATGATCTATCTTCACATGCCCTTTAGCCCCTGGTCTTTCGTGACCACCGTGGTCAAATCAGTCCTGTCCCCAGTCTACCATTAATACGGCTTGCTTAAAATCGGCTATTTTAGTAGCGTTCAAGAGGTGCATGGAATTATGTATTGCTAAAAATCAACTTCCTGTCTACAACTTGTGTTCAGTTCAAACCTTGGGAGTACcgtaatcatatatatattttttaatgttaggTTTGTAAATAACTCAAATTAATTTATTGTGAATGTGAGTCAATtttgaaaataagaaaaataacatttaaatttcaACCATTTCAACCATGATCATCTTCTCATCGTGAGTCAGTATTCATTCAATGGTTTGAATTTGATGTTGTGTTTTATACAttgggaaatatatatattattataaggtCCACCAGCAGCCAACTTCTCAACCGGTTTGCCAGAGTGAGAACGTGAGCCGGTCCATGAGTTCAGAAAGTGGGGGACCATTggtatagaacaggggtcagcaacccgcggctccagagccgcatgtggctctccagcctctttgttgcggctccctttgcaatgcttgaatattttttagcacccgtgtggtgaaaatgcacgtctttgttatgagtttacaaaaatccaactttgtgtgagaccatgaatgcatcctgactgagttctgactggtgactgaatgagcatggAGCGAAatgagaagggaaatgagtaatactttgagttattaattattattaatgagttatttgacgattctaaaaaataaattagagctcatttaaaaacaaaagtttatctccagtactagcaagagtactccaactcgtctttttttttccctccaatgttgttttaaacatacaacgttttgcggctccaggctatttttctttagtgggcaagtgggtgaaatggctcttttcatagtaaaggttgccgacccctggtatagaagaTCTTTAATTAGTTTATTCGCTGAATGTTCTTGCTCCTATCCGATCTTTGACTCAAATTTTTGCAATAGGTCCTAAAAAAATAGCATAGCGCTAATTTTCTCTGTTTGTAGGATACGAGCAGGCGCTATGAGAACAAAGCTGGAGCCTTCATCACCGGCATTGACGTTAATTCGAAGGTAAACAATACTCATCACACGTACACGCAGTGCTTAATGATTGACACTCTGGTTGGGTCTCCATCAGGAAGCCATTGAGAGGAAAGAGAAGCGAGCGAGGCGCTTTCACTTTCACGGCGAAGTGAGCGCCACTCAGCGTAACGTTTTCCTGGATAAAGATGCCGTGAAGAAGGGTAAGAGGATGATCTCACCTGACTTCCATATTTTTTAGGTTTTACTGACTTCTTTTGTTGGCTGAACTTTCCTTCAGCTATTCCCAAAGTGCGACTGGAGGCAATTTACATCACAGGCGTCGATGACATGAGCACACAGGAAgtatttgggcatttcatggaATATCCCCCCGCACACATTGAGTGGATCGACGACACTTCCTGTGAGTACCCTCCCTGCCCCGCCCTTCTCCACACTCTTTACAGTCAAATGAATACCTGTTTGTCTTCTAGGCAATGTGGTTTGGCTGGATGACGACACAGCCATCAGAGCTTTCATCAACACCAGCAGGATGCCTGATCCGGATGCGGTTGCCACGGATACAGAGCGAGCTAATCAGACGGGCAAGCCCAGTAAGTAAGAAGGGTAGTAACGGTTCACTAAACCACGTAAAGGGGGAAAATGTCTGACGCCGGGTTCAATCGCAGGTGGTCGGGGTCACAGGTCAGAtgaagaggatgatgatgaagaagagggTGAAGTAGATGAAGATGAGGCAAAGAAGAGTACTGAGGAGATTGCGAAAGAGAGCGACGGGGAAGAAAAGACAAAAGTGGAGGCCGGTCAGGTAAAAGATTTTTGGTTTTGCATTTTATATCAAGTGTTCGTtagttaggctgcacggtggtgcagtggttagcacgcaggcctcacagctaggagacccgagttcagttccacccttggccatctctgtgtggagttttcatgttctccccgtgcatgcgtgggttttctacgggtactccggtttcctcccacattccaaaaacatgctaggttaattagcgactccaaattgtccataggtatgaatgtgagtgtgaatggttgtttgtctatatgtgccctgtgattggctggccaccagtccagggtgtaccccgcctctcgcccgaagacagctgggataggctccagcaaccctcgtgaggataagcggtagaaaatgaatgaatgagttaattagttcatctttttttacacttgtatggcagtTAATCATCTGAAGATGTTACTTAAAgcattatttttgtagttaatcAAGCTTCGAACACTAATGGCGTccattactatttttttttttttttaagggggaTGACCTGTCAGTCGCCGAGAGAGTGTCTCTGCTGAGGAACGACCTGCGTCCCGCCATCAAACCTTTCAAAGGAAACAAACTCTTCCTACGCTTTGCCACAGAAGGTCTTTTCTTTTACGAATACATCTTTTCTCTACTAAGAGTAAAGAGGTGCTTCTCAATGTTAAATGAGACTTTCTCTCCTTTTCAGATGATAAGAAGGAGCTGGGTGCTGCCCGGCGCAGTCGATACTACATGAAATACGGGAACCCAAATTACGGAGGCATGAAGGGGATCCTTAGCAATTCCTGGTGGGTGAATCGGATGATGCCTTCGCCTGGCTCAGCAATGTGGACTTAACCACTATAACGCTGCATATGTCATATGTTAAGAAGGTTTAAATTAACAGCTTTAATCATGATTGTATCTTTTGTGATtttctcccccaccccccacccaggAAGAGAAGGTATCACAACAGACGCATCCAGAGAGACGTCATCAAGAGTAAAAAGCCTCTAATTGGAGACAGCATGGGACACACTCCACCGTACACCCACCGTCACTCTGGTAAAAAACAGCCTGTGTAGCACTGTTGTTTTAATTTGAAGCATCAGGCTAAGCTTTTTTTGTGGGATTCTTGTTTGAAATCCTAAAGCAAGGGTGGGAAACCTGTGGCCCTGGGCCAAGCCATTctaaaaccaaacaaaacatcacATGAACTGGTATAAAAACGTCTAAAATGTGGCATCAAATGAAAAACTGTTCTGTTG includes:
- the ncbp3 gene encoding nuclear cap-binding protein subunit 3 isoform X2 gives rise to the protein MAAARSLRVSVKSDSGSDRSESESDSESDRGTRGAEPMEVEEGEVEADDISVNRSLKELLPDTSRRYENKAGAFITGIDVNSKEAIERKEKRARRFHFHGEVSATQRNVFLDKDAVKKAIPKVRLEAIYITGVDDMSTQEVFGHFMEYPPAHIEWIDDTSCNVVWLDDDTAIRAFINTSRMPDPDAVATDTERANQTGKPSGRGHRSDEEDDDEEEGEVDEDEAKKSTEEIAKESDGEEKTKVEAGQGDDLSVAERVSLLRNDLRPAIKPFKGNKLFLRFATEDDKKELGAARRSRYYMKYGNPNYGGMKGILSNSWKRRYHNRRIQRDVIKSKKPLIGDSMGHTPPYTHRHSADLVNLPEEPIKEEEEEEEDYGDEDMDSDDRVVEYKEKGDKGVTTPRPSGVGLRSRVERSPSPWSESDEMDYDLELKMISTPSPKKSKKMTMYADELEAQLKSIRNRVGESASQSRPKSPSPSKVMDVRQLLEEKRQGLSQQRQHPPVATSGRTDVRQRLGKRRYSPERQRSPSPVSQRDTPPTREPIRDVHRRLGVVSRDGGLSSKSSKDRKTSSLWSRLGSADNNNNVGSRRRSGSSGLFSSSQSSSRQRGDAEEGDVEEEEGEEEDDSTLQKMWGAMIKQKQERLTHKMKKSRLDNLPSLQIEISRDSSEDSDA
- the ncbp3 gene encoding nuclear cap-binding protein subunit 3 isoform X1, whose translation is MAAARSLRVSVKSDSGSDRSESESDSESDRGTRGAEPMEVEEGEVEADDISVNRSLKELLPDTSRRYENKAGAFITGIDVNSKEAIERKEKRARRFHFHGEVSATQRNVFLDKDAVKKAIPKVRLEAIYITGVDDMSTQEVFGHFMEYPPAHIEWIDDTSCNVVWLDDDTAIRAFINTSRMPDPDAVATDTERANQTGKPSGRGHRSDEEDDDEEEGEVDEDEAKKSTEEIAKESDGEEKTKVEAGQGDDLSVAERVSLLRNDLRPAIKPFKGNKLFLRFATEDDKKELGAARRSRYYMKYGNPNYGGMKGILSNSWKRRYHNRRIQRDVIKSKKPLIGDSMGHTPPYTHRHSADLVNLPEEPIKEEEEEEEDYGDEDMDSDDRVVEYKEKGDKGVTTPRPSGVGLRSRVERSPSPWSESDEMDYDLELKMISTPSPKKSKKMTMYADELEAQLKSIRNRVGESASQSRPKSPSPSKVMDVRQLLEEKRQGLSQQRQHPPVATSGRTDVRQRLGKRRYSPERQRSPSPVSQRDTPPTREPIRDVHRRLGVVSRDGGLSSKSSKDRKTTGSLWSRLGSADNNNNVGSRRRSGSSGLFSSSQSSSRQRGDAEEGDVEEEEGEEEDDSTLQKMWGAMIKQKQERLTHKMKKSRLDNLPSLQIEISRDSSEDSDA